In the Pseudodesulfovibrio sp. JC047 genome, one interval contains:
- a CDS encoding DUF4301 family protein, translating into MSNASEKSVEQHEAILHEAEKVLQQIIDSGVAEETIVEQMHRFRAGFPYTRLLRPCTPGDGIMHVSAEERTRLIHVFRQVVADGRVTKFVPASGAATRMFKSLLALFNREDPTLDLDKDDGDSVFGREFFASLDAFAFYDELIRVMAADGLDLNQCLEAKEYRTILEYVLTEKGLKYGQLPKGLIAFHAYPDAPRTPFGEHIAEAVAYATDVNGVARVHFTVSPEHRQTIETHVAEVMQGYPEVRFDVTYSEQRKQTNTIAVDLSNDGFRTQEGRLLFRPAGHGALLFNLNELQGDVVFLKNIDNVAPDRLKKETIEYKQVLGGLLVEFQSLVFDCVRLLRITVPDAEVLGAITKFAVSRLSLSLPDDFSSMIDADKAEYLLAFLNRPIRVCGMVKNQGEPGGGPFWVPGPNNGVATPQIVEKSQVDLDDETQAECLASATHFNPVDIVCGVRDCDGNPFDLMECIDQDTGFISLKSKEGQELKAMELPGLWNGSMADWITVFVEVPLGTFSPVKTVNDLLRPEHQS; encoded by the coding sequence ATGAGCAATGCGAGTGAAAAATCTGTCGAACAGCATGAAGCCATACTGCATGAAGCGGAAAAAGTGTTGCAACAGATCATAGATAGTGGCGTTGCCGAAGAAACCATTGTCGAGCAAATGCACCGTTTCAGGGCCGGGTTCCCATATACTCGGTTGCTTCGCCCATGCACCCCCGGTGACGGGATCATGCATGTGTCAGCAGAAGAACGAACTCGATTGATCCATGTGTTCAGGCAGGTGGTCGCTGACGGGCGTGTGACCAAATTCGTTCCGGCCTCAGGGGCTGCGACCCGTATGTTCAAGTCCTTGCTCGCGTTGTTCAATCGAGAAGACCCAACGCTTGATTTGGATAAGGACGATGGTGACAGTGTGTTTGGCCGGGAGTTCTTCGCGTCGCTCGACGCATTTGCTTTCTACGATGAATTGATTCGCGTGATGGCAGCGGATGGTCTCGATTTGAACCAATGCCTTGAAGCCAAGGAATACCGGACTATTCTGGAGTATGTCCTGACTGAAAAAGGGCTGAAGTATGGGCAGCTCCCCAAGGGCTTGATCGCTTTTCATGCCTATCCTGATGCTCCCCGGACGCCTTTTGGCGAACACATTGCCGAAGCGGTCGCCTATGCCACGGACGTTAATGGCGTGGCCCGGGTACATTTTACGGTCAGTCCTGAACATCGGCAGACCATTGAAACGCATGTGGCCGAGGTGATGCAAGGGTATCCCGAAGTCCGGTTTGATGTGACGTATTCCGAACAGCGCAAGCAGACAAATACCATAGCCGTTGATTTGTCCAATGACGGATTTCGGACACAGGAAGGGCGTTTATTGTTCCGTCCAGCCGGACATGGTGCGCTTCTTTTCAACCTGAATGAATTGCAGGGTGATGTCGTTTTTTTGAAGAATATTGATAATGTTGCCCCGGATCGTTTGAAAAAGGAGACGATTGAATACAAACAGGTTCTTGGAGGGTTGTTGGTGGAATTTCAGAGTCTTGTGTTTGATTGTGTCCGCTTGTTGCGGATCACGGTTCCCGATGCCGAGGTGCTAGGGGCGATCACGAAATTTGCCGTGTCCCGGTTGTCCCTGTCGTTGCCGGATGATTTTTCGTCCATGATCGATGCGGACAAGGCGGAATACCTGCTTGCCTTTTTGAATCGGCCGATTCGAGTGTGTGGCATGGTCAAGAATCAGGGTGAGCCAGGAGGCGGGCCATTTTGGGTGCCTGGTCCCAACAATGGGGTGGCAACTCCGCAGATCGTTGAGAAGAGTCAGGTTGACCTCGATGACGAGACCCAGGCCGAATGCCTGGCATCGGCCACGCATTTCAATCCTGTGGATATTGTCTGCGGGGTGCGGGATTGTGACGGGAATCCGTTTGATCTGATGGAATGCATCGATCAGGATACCGGCTTCATTTCGCTCAAATCAAAGGAAGGGCAGGAGCTGAAGGCCATGGAATTGCCCGGATTGTGGAACGGGTCCATGGCAGATTGGATCACCGTGTTTGTCGAGGTCCCGTTGGGCACGTTCTCGCCAGTCAAGACGGTCAATGATCTGCTCAGACCAGAACATCAGTCGTAA
- a CDS encoding glycosyltransferase family 39 protein has translation MELQWKRFDVKLWSILLLATVLRLYDLGGESLWIDEGQTVAYAVKSFEEIVKYCARDVHPPLYLFILHAWTEIFGISEVALRFPSALFGILSVWLTYLLGHRLIGRTGALWGTLFMALSYMGINFSQEARSYTLLLTAILMACHALILYEKKPTKLRIFYYAASVALMLYIHTFTVFIIFFHQLYFLVTLKWRSGHVLKDIGTWIGVNVLALILFSPWIYFLLKQVLAKLGGEGPGSWVPVPDIHVAYRTFIQLSGGLLPMIAACIAIGIYLAIRFIPFFRTYCPYKASMNAPIFLGLWFFGAIIIPFTISLLLAPIYVERYAIQFLPGFCLFLGLMIAGTSPAVLKHTVATLFILGSVYGLWNYYTMLDKEQWREVAQFVKENIKPGQAVVLSAPWIYEPFTYYFADDGELPIIPAFDFVDVKEEVKDIDGVWLIQAHEFFSDPEGKIPMQLADGRLIKKHKDFKEGAKTNPVLVHFQSIRATFYNSGQASEFLQMGLSDPEERSLIPGLSDAGLTEKTGLAVFRSDSHTTITTSPDTRLKYLLEEQTKVGEGALSLWFKLSAHPKDADKQMLVMAKGPQWDKNTLFVETTRKNGVRTILFGTGSFLGMAEGRPLPWEKDTWRHLIISWDRKDLTLYLDGQKYAVSRLPRPFQSDFKTLHLGADHQNSFPAPGLYDDLIVFSGPIDPQTAKDLYNGTIDRPSIDYWYDLDLNGIRSKNTGGNQGVESGTDTFFLTTVPDLPDSKFLRGSASFTFVPHWDGNEEKQRVLLSLLGQNWNKGSVFLEKTPKGFLQAIRWENETVSAVIGQDISSWQQGSTHSIKLAWTPSKLNLTIDGKTYSTACNPSATAPFKAITIGNDASFTLPAEGVYQAITFTQ, from the coding sequence ATGGAACTCCAGTGGAAACGTTTTGATGTGAAGCTCTGGTCCATCCTGTTGCTGGCAACCGTCCTGCGCCTGTACGATCTCGGCGGCGAAAGCCTATGGATTGATGAAGGACAAACCGTGGCCTACGCGGTCAAATCCTTTGAAGAAATCGTCAAATACTGCGCTCGGGACGTGCATCCCCCCCTCTATTTGTTCATCCTGCACGCCTGGACAGAAATCTTCGGTATTTCCGAAGTGGCCCTGCGTTTCCCTTCGGCCCTGTTCGGCATTCTGTCCGTCTGGCTGACCTACCTCCTCGGACACCGTCTTATCGGTCGCACCGGCGCACTGTGGGGCACCCTGTTCATGGCCCTTTCCTACATGGGCATCAATTTCTCCCAAGAAGCCAGAAGCTACACCCTGCTCCTCACCGCCATCCTCATGGCCTGTCACGCCCTGATACTCTATGAAAAAAAACCGACCAAACTCCGCATCTTCTACTATGCCGCATCCGTGGCCCTGATGCTCTATATCCACACCTTCACGGTATTCATCATTTTTTTCCACCAGCTCTATTTTCTCGTCACCTTAAAATGGCGTTCAGGACACGTGCTCAAGGACATTGGCACATGGATCGGCGTCAACGTCCTCGCCCTCATCCTCTTCAGTCCATGGATATATTTCCTGTTAAAGCAAGTTCTTGCCAAATTAGGTGGAGAGGGTCCGGGATCATGGGTTCCTGTCCCCGATATTCATGTCGCCTATCGCACCTTCATTCAACTATCCGGCGGCCTGCTGCCAATGATCGCCGCCTGTATCGCCATCGGCATCTATCTGGCGATCAGATTCATTCCTTTTTTCAGAACATACTGCCCGTACAAGGCCTCGATGAATGCCCCCATCTTTCTGGGGCTTTGGTTTTTCGGCGCCATCATCATCCCGTTCACCATTTCCCTGCTGTTGGCACCAATCTACGTGGAACGATACGCCATCCAATTCCTACCGGGATTCTGTCTTTTCCTCGGCCTAATGATCGCCGGGACGTCCCCTGCCGTCCTGAAACACACGGTTGCAACACTGTTCATTCTCGGCTCTGTGTATGGACTTTGGAACTATTACACCATGCTCGACAAAGAGCAGTGGCGAGAGGTCGCACAATTCGTCAAAGAAAATATCAAGCCGGGACAAGCTGTTGTTTTAAGCGCGCCCTGGATTTATGAACCCTTTACCTACTATTTTGCCGATGACGGAGAACTCCCCATCATCCCGGCATTCGATTTTGTTGACGTCAAAGAAGAAGTGAAAGATATTGATGGAGTCTGGCTGATTCAAGCCCACGAATTCTTTTCCGATCCAGAAGGAAAGATTCCCATGCAACTGGCCGATGGTCGGCTTATCAAAAAACACAAGGATTTTAAGGAAGGAGCCAAAACCAATCCCGTCCTCGTCCATTTTCAATCCATCCGGGCCACTTTCTATAATTCAGGCCAAGCATCCGAGTTCCTCCAAATGGGACTGTCCGACCCCGAAGAACGTTCACTCATTCCAGGCTTATCCGATGCCGGATTGACCGAAAAAACAGGTTTGGCCGTTTTTCGCAGCGACAGCCATACAACCATCACGACCAGCCCGGATACCCGATTGAAATATCTCCTTGAAGAACAGACAAAAGTGGGCGAAGGCGCACTCTCTCTCTGGTTCAAGCTCTCGGCACATCCCAAAGATGCTGACAAACAAATGCTTGTCATGGCCAAGGGACCACAATGGGACAAGAACACGCTTTTCGTTGAAACCACGCGCAAAAACGGCGTCAGAACCATCCTCTTTGGCACGGGCAGTTTTCTGGGAATGGCAGAAGGACGCCCACTCCCGTGGGAAAAGGATACATGGCGCCACCTCATCATCAGTTGGGACCGAAAAGACCTGACCCTGTATCTTGACGGACAGAAATACGCCGTTTCACGACTTCCCCGGCCTTTCCAATCGGATTTTAAAACCCTGCATCTGGGAGCCGACCACCAAAACAGCTTCCCGGCCCCGGGTCTCTATGACGACCTCATTGTCTTTTCTGGCCCCATAGACCCGCAAACCGCCAAAGACCTCTATAACGGAACCATTGACCGTCCTTCAATTGACTACTGGTATGATCTGGACCTCAACGGAATCCGAAGCAAAAATACCGGCGGCAATCAGGGCGTGGAATCAGGCACAGACACGTTTTTTCTGACAACAGTCCCCGACCTGCCCGACTCAAAATTCCTCCGAGGCTCCGCGTCATTCACGTTTGTTCCCCATTGGGATGGGAACGAAGAGAAACAACGGGTTCTGCTCTCCTTGCTCGGTCAAAACTGGAATAAGGGATCAGTGTTTCTTGAAAAAACACCCAAGGGATTCCTTCAAGCAATCCGTTGGGAGAACGAAACAGTTTCCGCTGTCATCGGACAGGACATCTCCTCATGGCAACAGGGAAGCACCCACTCGATCAAACTCGCATGGACGCCATCGAAACTGAACCTGACCATTGATGGGAAAACATATTCAACAGCGTGCAATCCGTCGGCTACGGCTCCGTTCAAAGCCATTACCATCGGCAATGATGCCAGCTTCACCCTGCCAGCCGAAGGTGTGTACCAGGCAATAACATTCACGCAATAA
- a CDS encoding DUF3131 domain-containing protein produces the protein MWFKRALPLLLVILVICAAPASANENKSIVSLATNKRFAEAVSLYKNRDYNPSSIILEDIAENMRGLSTTMRGVIYVMASKAAEQGRNARAYEFWGMATAKFARAGTTWKTVKKELGQKLQLANLGASTPVAAGIGEISSGVSLPPEAGRIQTAWNLFELSDYSRPVAGLKVNDSTAQIWDSVEQHNEQAMVIPYSEGGLAGVGATPSTAPRQNAYGQPPAVPMGRAVPMNAPAQAKASQMASQRMPGNVRGAADLAWAYFQRNHQPSTGLFNGLDLYPVATVWEIGSSIAALVSAEGLSIITKNDFHRRMRLLLQTLASMDLYNNELPNKLYFTDTARMVGEDQMPSTKGLGWSAIDVGRLLLWLKITEKLHPALEPATQAVFKRFRTERLVFDGMLTGVNLWAGKENATTEGFFGYGPYAAQALQLWELNAWASRDYRPHIQEKTIFGISVPYDTRPGATLSSKPFALIQMEFGRSDQDEDRLARAIYEVQSRRFEQTKIATASGDGRIDRSPWFATSAIIAASGNAEWQCLSPFSNQPLDLYWASTGIAFAWDALYNTAYTRKLVDIFMPLAIKGKGFQAGKYDSGGTNTAVTLDTNALILEAALYRHLGGAILTGGKKGK, from the coding sequence ATGTGGTTTAAACGCGCACTCCCCCTTTTGCTGGTCATTCTCGTGATCTGCGCTGCACCCGCATCCGCGAACGAAAACAAAAGCATTGTCTCGCTCGCAACGAACAAACGATTTGCAGAAGCGGTATCGCTGTACAAGAACAGGGATTACAACCCGTCGTCCATCATCCTTGAAGATATCGCGGAAAACATGCGCGGTCTTTCCACGACTATGCGTGGCGTCATCTATGTCATGGCCTCAAAGGCCGCCGAACAAGGCCGCAATGCCCGGGCATACGAATTCTGGGGCATGGCCACGGCCAAATTTGCCAGAGCAGGAACTACTTGGAAAACCGTCAAAAAGGAACTGGGGCAAAAACTCCAGCTCGCAAATCTCGGAGCATCCACTCCCGTGGCGGCCGGCATCGGTGAAATTTCATCCGGTGTCAGCCTGCCGCCCGAAGCGGGACGGATTCAAACGGCCTGGAACCTCTTTGAACTTTCCGACTATTCGCGCCCCGTGGCCGGACTCAAGGTGAATGATTCGACAGCGCAAATATGGGATTCGGTCGAACAACACAACGAACAGGCCATGGTTATCCCGTACTCGGAAGGCGGTCTTGCCGGAGTTGGAGCGACACCCTCGACGGCCCCCCGGCAAAATGCATATGGCCAGCCCCCGGCAGTCCCCATGGGCAGAGCTGTTCCCATGAACGCTCCGGCTCAGGCCAAGGCGAGCCAGATGGCCTCGCAACGAATGCCGGGAAATGTTCGCGGTGCCGCCGATCTTGCTTGGGCGTATTTCCAGCGCAACCATCAGCCGTCCACAGGACTGTTCAACGGACTGGACCTGTATCCCGTCGCCACGGTCTGGGAAATCGGTTCATCCATCGCCGCATTGGTCAGTGCCGAAGGACTGTCCATCATCACCAAAAACGATTTTCATCGCCGGATGCGCCTGCTGCTACAAACACTGGCCAGCATGGACCTCTATAATAATGAATTACCCAACAAGCTCTATTTCACCGATACGGCCCGCATGGTCGGCGAAGACCAGATGCCTTCGACCAAAGGACTGGGCTGGTCCGCCATTGATGTGGGCCGGTTGCTGCTCTGGCTAAAAATCACGGAAAAGCTCCACCCCGCCCTTGAACCAGCCACACAAGCGGTTTTCAAACGGTTCCGCACTGAGCGGCTGGTCTTTGACGGAATGCTCACAGGCGTCAACCTCTGGGCCGGAAAAGAAAACGCCACAACAGAAGGCTTTTTCGGCTACGGACCTTACGCGGCCCAGGCACTCCAACTCTGGGAACTCAACGCATGGGCGAGTCGGGACTATCGCCCCCATATCCAAGAAAAAACCATATTCGGGATTTCTGTCCCCTATGACACACGCCCAGGAGCCACCCTGTCCTCGAAACCCTTTGCACTCATTCAAATGGAATTTGGTCGATCAGATCAGGATGAAGACCGGCTGGCACGCGCCATCTATGAAGTTCAGTCACGCCGATTTGAGCAGACAAAAATTGCCACGGCTTCCGGCGATGGCCGCATTGATCGTTCGCCCTGGTTTGCGACCAGTGCGATCATTGCCGCCAGTGGCAACGCCGAGTGGCAGTGCCTCAGTCCATTTTCCAATCAACCGCTCGACCTGTACTGGGCCTCAACTGGCATCGCGTTTGCCTGGGACGCCCTGTACAACACCGCGTACACCAGAAAACTCGTTGATATATTCATGCCCCTGGCCATCAAGGGGAAAGGCTTCCAGGCCGGAAAGTACGACAGTGGCGGCACGAACACCGCTGTCACCCTCGACACCAACGCCCTGATTCTCGAAGCCGCATTGTATCGTCATCTCGGTGGAGCCATTCTCACTGGGGGCAAAAAAGGAAAGTAG
- a CDS encoding tetratricopeptide repeat protein: MRRLLVVLLLFFFVSGMGEGVSLVAAQSRPIEPKDMATDMLQALADNRMDEAESLAVKLKYKYPQSKVGNEALYVLGVVALRKRHFAEAQTLLAEYVGKGGVTTYGVRANRLLGLLDKDDNDGVPLALFLESERSLTRSQPLKALRLLKQSLAQYPDAAIAADTLNSLAYVYLVSLKDYEEAAKAYASLAQKHPDDSYTDNAVYGLGRCMELLGRTREAREYYLRLKKSHAILGTEISGYSIPALNEYARVWHRRAVLGLERLDRATSEPSSGREANFFMTGFGDRLVVENPPGSDIYRRLWRVLERDGMPVRCIEFTVNRTVGITWENRQELLSAASLGYVPVVIFQYFDEDLSPDFVKRNTQNYYTFIREKLAPLLEGIHEPYILLEAEFNRGGVGTWAGWNSVAIEAIRIIRETLPTAQVGLTVGDWGFKGRDALQKSMGEVAPHCDFLGYQFMISSIEDTWVQDPSGQLLDRVLDFAEYLSTTFQRPLLIGYMGVSSLDGWESVQAECLAALFRHRHDLMHMGVFGMVYFSYMDAPDKAGWFGPAERMFGLVDASGDRKPAWTVFRDAARELMQEETRAEEAASFVCLVSSPEMVSTIEVAYTFSRPRFWRVVFRGQTSGAMKTFQGTSRAVRVVWEGDADTENFLAERCHVDLFVLSGVGESPESRRIAGCEVESSGIVSWSRKVVFAEGRSSELLQDSPFVKRVANSYSGLRSLVFEWEASTKESTIAVSLKKAVPMLAGESFVLHFREEGVQNDLCWITLVTDQGNIPFPLTSYLFRDAGKGWKTFRVHQETLARGIAWKYKTRPAQIHVQGIEFVNMAEGRLLVDSLAFETRRAVEQLEVIPYISSPFVPLDNDAGETVSEDFKLYRRR, encoded by the coding sequence ATGCGTAGACTGTTGGTTGTTCTGCTGCTGTTTTTTTTCGTCAGTGGGATGGGGGAAGGCGTGTCTTTGGTGGCCGCCCAGTCTCGGCCAATTGAACCCAAGGACATGGCCACGGATATGTTGCAGGCCTTGGCGGATAACCGGATGGATGAAGCAGAGTCACTTGCGGTTAAATTGAAATATAAATATCCGCAGTCCAAGGTTGGCAATGAGGCGTTGTATGTGCTTGGCGTGGTCGCGCTCAGGAAACGCCACTTTGCCGAGGCCCAGACGTTGTTGGCCGAATACGTTGGAAAAGGTGGAGTGACGACGTATGGTGTTCGTGCCAATCGGTTGCTGGGTTTGTTGGATAAAGACGATAATGATGGGGTGCCATTGGCCCTGTTTCTCGAAAGTGAACGAAGCCTGACCCGGAGTCAGCCTCTCAAGGCCTTGCGGCTTTTGAAACAGAGTTTGGCGCAGTATCCCGATGCCGCGATCGCAGCAGATACCTTGAACAGTCTTGCCTATGTCTATCTCGTGAGTTTGAAGGATTACGAGGAAGCGGCCAAGGCATATGCCTCTTTAGCACAAAAACATCCGGATGATTCCTATACGGATAACGCCGTGTATGGTCTGGGCCGGTGTATGGAATTGCTGGGCCGGACTCGGGAAGCGCGTGAATATTATCTTCGATTGAAAAAGAGCCACGCGATACTCGGTACAGAGATCAGTGGGTATTCAATCCCGGCACTGAATGAATATGCCCGTGTGTGGCATCGTCGGGCAGTGCTTGGCCTCGAACGGCTTGATCGTGCGACCTCCGAGCCTTCCTCTGGCAGGGAGGCCAATTTCTTCATGACCGGATTCGGGGACAGGCTGGTGGTTGAAAATCCTCCGGGTAGCGATATATACCGTCGATTGTGGCGGGTTCTCGAACGGGATGGAATGCCAGTGCGGTGTATTGAATTTACCGTCAACCGAACCGTGGGCATTACCTGGGAAAATCGACAGGAACTCCTGTCTGCCGCAAGCCTTGGCTATGTTCCGGTGGTCATTTTTCAATATTTCGATGAGGACTTGAGCCCTGATTTCGTGAAGCGAAACACCCAAAACTATTATACTTTTATTAGAGAAAAGCTTGCCCCATTGCTCGAAGGAATTCATGAGCCATACATCCTGCTGGAAGCGGAATTTAACCGGGGTGGCGTTGGAACGTGGGCTGGCTGGAATAGTGTGGCTATTGAAGCCATCAGGATTATTCGGGAAACCCTTCCAACGGCACAGGTCGGATTGACCGTGGGGGACTGGGGTTTCAAGGGGCGGGATGCTCTGCAAAAATCTATGGGAGAGGTCGCCCCTCATTGTGATTTCCTTGGCTATCAATTCATGATTTCTTCTATCGAGGACACATGGGTTCAAGATCCGTCCGGGCAGTTGCTGGACAGGGTGTTGGATTTTGCCGAGTATCTGAGCACCACGTTTCAACGGCCTTTGCTCATCGGGTACATGGGGGTGTCGTCCCTTGATGGCTGGGAATCTGTGCAGGCGGAATGCCTCGCCGCACTTTTCCGGCATCGGCACGACCTCATGCATATGGGCGTATTCGGGATGGTGTACTTTTCCTATATGGACGCCCCGGACAAGGCCGGATGGTTTGGCCCGGCAGAACGGATGTTTGGTCTGGTCGATGCTTCAGGCGACCGGAAACCCGCATGGACCGTGTTTCGAGACGCTGCTCGGGAATTGATGCAGGAAGAGACTCGAGCAGAGGAGGCCGCGTCTTTTGTCTGTCTCGTTTCCTCGCCGGAAATGGTCTCGACAATAGAGGTGGCGTATACTTTTTCTCGTCCACGGTTTTGGCGAGTAGTGTTTCGTGGACAGACTTCCGGTGCCATGAAAACTTTTCAGGGAACGAGCCGTGCAGTTCGGGTGGTCTGGGAGGGGGATGCGGATACGGAAAATTTCTTGGCGGAACGCTGTCATGTCGATCTCTTCGTGCTGTCCGGGGTGGGCGAATCTCCAGAATCGAGACGGATTGCCGGGTGCGAGGTCGAGTCTTCAGGGATAGTTTCGTGGTCTCGAAAGGTCGTGTTTGCTGAAGGTCGATCATCGGAACTTTTACAGGATTCACCGTTCGTGAAGCGTGTTGCGAACAGTTATTCGGGATTACGATCGCTTGTTTTTGAGTGGGAAGCGTCCACCAAAGAATCCACGATTGCCGTGTCTTTGAAAAAAGCGGTGCCCATGCTGGCCGGAGAATCGTTCGTGTTGCATTTCAGGGAAGAGGGTGTCCAGAACGATCTTTGCTGGATAACGCTGGTGACGGATCAGGGGAATATCCCCTTTCCATTGACGTCATATCTTTTTCGGGATGCGGGCAAGGGGTGGAAGACCTTCAGGGTTCATCAGGAAACATTGGCTCGGGGGATCGCCTGGAAATATAAAACGCGTCCTGCCCAAATTCATGTGCAGGGGATCGAGTTTGTCAACATGGCCGAGGGGCGACTGTTGGTTGACTCTCTTGCTTTTGAGACGCGCCGCGCCGTGGAGCAACTCGAGGTCATTCCGTATATTTCGAGTCCGTTTGTGCCATTGGACAATGACGCCGGCGAAACAGTCTCAGAAGATTTCAAACTGTATCGCCGGCGGTGA
- a CDS encoding extracellular solute-binding protein has product MIGLRLLAVSAVLCALIGCATTSTPQGPVTLTVFGDVNRVLDPQATGPGSINEFHALYPGIQVDVIASSDEWNILHHATKVLQSETETGPDIIEMPGSWVAEFAAKGQLLPLNDWFETLPAADRKDFMPKLLTAYSYQCQLYGLPSLIGIQYLYGRTDLLPKTGLPTTVKGLIEVSRSIQKEHGIQGVIFPSKGAQLAKFYYALFMIELANIPDKDRVLAHTRAYTNFSTLIRENQPDPEKYSHAIAEGEFRSGKAGLSINGNYVWYLLSQSKEVGFPVVPEDVTVGWLPVAHTDIPPVNAIWTRGYVINAKTHSPKEAQLLLDYLTSTQSQFRRLQDRYILPARTSAAFYGAALPGMLPAPAKALYKAGEDAPPIKQLNESPAGWQRSTEAIHRLLTIALTTGMTPAEVAGRMTILESMAQ; this is encoded by the coding sequence ATGATCGGTCTTCGATTACTGGCTGTATCCGCAGTGCTCTGCGCACTCATCGGGTGTGCGACCACGTCAACGCCACAGGGTCCCGTGACCCTCACTGTCTTCGGCGATGTCAATCGGGTGCTTGATCCACAGGCAACCGGCCCGGGAAGCATCAATGAATTCCACGCCCTGTATCCGGGCATTCAGGTGGATGTCATTGCTTCCTCGGATGAATGGAACATCCTGCACCACGCGACCAAAGTCCTTCAGTCTGAAACCGAAACAGGACCGGACATCATCGAAATGCCCGGAAGCTGGGTCGCCGAATTCGCTGCCAAAGGGCAACTCCTCCCGCTCAACGACTGGTTCGAGACCCTCCCTGCTGCCGACAGAAAAGACTTCATGCCCAAGCTCCTGACCGCGTATTCATACCAATGCCAACTCTACGGACTTCCTTCCTTGATCGGTATTCAATATCTTTATGGACGCACGGACCTGCTCCCGAAAACAGGGCTACCCACCACCGTGAAAGGCCTCATCGAAGTCTCGCGATCCATTCAGAAAGAGCACGGCATACAGGGTGTGATTTTCCCCTCCAAAGGGGCGCAGCTCGCCAAGTTCTATTACGCCCTCTTCATGATTGAATTGGCAAATATTCCAGACAAGGACCGGGTCTTGGCCCATACCCGCGCCTACACCAATTTCTCAACGCTCATCCGCGAAAATCAACCTGATCCCGAAAAATACAGTCATGCAATAGCCGAAGGAGAATTCCGCTCGGGCAAGGCAGGACTCTCCATAAACGGTAACTATGTCTGGTATCTTCTGAGCCAAAGCAAGGAAGTCGGCTTCCCGGTCGTCCCGGAAGACGTCACTGTTGGTTGGTTGCCGGTTGCACACACAGACATTCCCCCGGTCAATGCCATCTGGACACGGGGCTACGTCATCAATGCCAAGACTCACTCCCCAAAAGAAGCGCAACTCCTGTTGGACTATCTCACCTCGACGCAATCCCAATTCAGACGGCTTCAGGATAGATACATCCTCCCGGCCCGAACTTCTGCAGCTTTTTATGGAGCGGCTCTGCCCGGAATGCTCCCGGCTCCGGCCAAGGCCTTGTACAAGGCAGGGGAAGACGCGCCCCCCATCAAACAACTCAATGAATCCCCGGCTGGCTGGCAACGATCTACCGAAGCTATCCACCGGCTGCTCACGATCGCCCTGACAACCGGCATGACCCCAGCGGAAGTCGCGGGAAGAATGACCATACTCGAATCAATGGCCCAATAA